The Rhizobium sp. BG4 genomic sequence CATTCGCGGCATCAGGCTGCTCTGGGGGCATATCCTGCCGCTCGTCCTGCCTTCGGCGATCATTCGCCTGGCGCTCGATCTCTCGGGCATCATCCTTGCCGCCGCGGGCCTCGGCTTCCTTGGCCTCGGCGTGCGTCCGCCGACGGCGGAATGGGGCTCGATGGTTTCGGAGGGCACGCAGGTGATCTTCGACCAGTGGTGGGTGGCCGCCGTTCCAGGCATCGCCATCCTGATCACGTCCTTTGCCTTCAATCTGCTGGCCGACGGCCTGCGCGACATTCTGGATCCCCGCCATGACTGATCCCTTGCTTCAGGTCGAGGATCTGTCGATCTCCTTTCCATCGGCGAACGGACCGGTGCGGATCGTCGACGGCGTATCCTTCTCGGTCGGCCGCGAGGTCGTGGCCCTCGTCGGAGAATCCGGTTCCGGCAAATCGATGACCGGCCGCGCCATCATGGGTCTGCTGCCGTCACGGGCACAGGTCGCGGCCGCGCGCCTTTCCTTCGACAGTCAGGATCTGACGGCCCTCCCCGAAAAGGGCTGGAACAGCCTTCGCGGCAGCGGCATGGGCCTGATCCTGCAGGATCCGAAATACTCGCTCAACCCGGCACACAGGATTGGACGTCAGGTGGAGGAGGCCCTGCTTCTTCACACCAAGCTCTCGGCCGCCGAGCGACGGGAGCGGGCGCTCGACATGCTCGACAAGGTCGGCCTGCCGGATGTCGGCCGTATCTATTCCAGCTATCCGGCAGTGCTGTCCGGTGGCATGGGGCAGCGCGTGATGATTGCCGCGATGCTAATCAACCGCCCGAAGCTTCTGATCGCCGACGAGCCGACCTCCGCGCTTGATCGCGGGCTGCAGGATCAGATCCTCACGCTGCTGCGCTCGCTGAGCGAGGAGCTTGGCATGGGCCTGCTGCTGATCAGCCACGACCTGCAGCAGGTCTCGCGTTACGCCGATCGTGTGATGGTGATGCGCCGCGGAAAGATCGACGAACAGATGGTGTCGGCCGATCTCGCAAATGCCAAGTCGGACTATACGCGTGCCCTCTGGGCCGCCCGTCCGTCGGCCGCGACTTACGGAACGAGATTGCCGGTCTATGGAGAGCAGCCATGAGCGCGCTGTCCGTCACCAATCTCTCCGTAACCTTTCAAGGGCGCGACAAGGGCTTCACCGCGTTGCGGGATGTCAGCTTCGATGTCGGCGCGGGCGAGACCTTCGGGCTGATCGGTCCATCGGGTTGCGGCAAGACGACAGTGCTTCGCGCCGTCGCCGGTCTCAACACCAACTGGCAGGGCTCGATTGCCGTTTCCGGTGAGCCGCTGCAGCCAGGACGGAAGATCACCGGAGCGCTACGCGCCAGCATCCAGATGGTGTTTCAGGATCCCTATTCCTCGCTCCACCCGCGCCATCGCATCTCCCGCATTCTCGGTGAGCCGCTGTCGCTGCGTGGCGAACGCGATGTGGAGGGTCAGGTGCGGACCGCGCTTGAGCGAGTCGGTCTTCCGGCAACTGTTACCGGCCGCTATCCGCATCAGCTTTCCGGCGGTCAGCGCCAGCGTGTGGCGATCGCCCGGGCACTGCTTTTGAAGCCGAAGCTGCTGCTGCTCGACGAGCCGACTTCGGCGCTCGACGTTTCCGTACAGGCCGGAATTCTCAATCTGCTGAACGATCTCAAGGCATCCGAGGGCATGACATTCGTCCTCGTCAGCCACGATCCCGGCGTTGTCGCGCATATGTGCGACCGCGCCGTCATCATGGATGCCGGGCGTATTGCCCGCTCGATGGACCGGGCGCAGATCGCCGCTTCCTGGAGCGACGCTGTGGCGATTGCCGGGTAGCTTTCAATATGGATTGCGCCGGCGCGACTAGCCGCCCCGGCGCCATTGTGCTCACGATCAGCCGATCGTCATCAGGCTGGCATTGCCGCCGGCCGCAGCCGTGTTGATCGATGTCGAGACTTCCTCGACCAGCCAGTTCAGGCAATAGGCCTCGACATCGTTCTCGATCTCCGCCGTCGTTGCCGATTGCACCAGAACGAGAGGACCGTCGAGCGCGGCGATCGCCTTGTTGATCTTGAGAATCCGCTCAGCATCGCCTTCGACGAGAGCCGAGGCGAAGGGGCCATCCTTGTTCCAGTCCGACGTCCAGCTGATGCGGTGCGCGACGCTGGCCGGCAGGTCTTTCAGCACCTGGCAAAGGCCGGAGGCCTCGTCGATGACGAGCTGGTTGCCGGTCGCGAGGCCCGCAGCGATCTGCCGGTAAAGCCCGCGTTCGCTGGACGGGGCGAGAAGCACGCGGCCGCGCGGATGGAGGGCGTAGAGATTGCGCTCGCCGACCGGGCCGACGAGCTCCTTCTGCAGGCCGACGGCCGAGAGGCTGCCGAGTTCGCGGGCGGCTTCGGCATCGTCCGTCTTGCCCTTGCCCGAAAGCCAGACGGCAAAATCGGCAAGCGCCGGATCGGTGTGGACCGAGCTGTGCTGCGGCGGCACCGGTGCCTTCTGCACGAGGCGGCCGATATAAAGCGGACCGCCCGCCTTCGGACCCGTGCCGGAAAGGCCGCGCCCGCCGAAGGGCTGGACGCCGACGACGGCGCCGATGATGTTGCGGTTCACATAGAGATTGCCTGCCTGCACCCGGCTCGTCACATGCGCGATCGTCTCGTCGAGGCGCGTGTGCAGGCCGAAGGTCAGGCCATAGCCGGAGCCGTTGATATCGTCGATGAGACGATCCAGATCGGCGCGGCGATAGCGGATGATGTGAAGCACCGGTCCGAACACTTCCTTCTCGAGATCGGAGAGCTTCTTCAGTTCGATGATCGTCGGCGGCACGAAGGTGCCGAGGTTGGCCGTCTCGGGAAGCGGCAACTGCTCGACCTTGCAGCCGAGCGCCTTCATCTTCTCGATATGGCCGTCGATGCCGGCCTTCGCCGCTGCGGTGATGACTGGGCCGACATCGACGCTCAGCCGGTCGGTGCGGCCGATCGACAGCTCCTGCAATGCGCCCTTCAGCATAGTCAGCGTGCGATCAGCGATATCGTCCTGCAGGCAGAGGACGCGAAGCGCCGAGCAGCGCTGTCCGGCGCTGTCGAAGGCCGAGGCGATGACATCACCGACGACCTGCTCGGCGAGAGCCGAGGAATCGACGATCATGCCATTCTGGCCACCAGTTTCGGCAATCAGCGGGATCGGCTTGCCCGAATTCGAAAGCCGGTTTGCGAGCTGCGCCTGGATGAGGCGGGCAACGCCGGTGGAGCCGGTGAACATGACACCAGCCGTTTCCGGCGCGTCGATCAGCGCGGCGCCGAGCGGGCCGTCGCCGGGCGTGAACTGCAGGGCATGACGGGGGATGCCTGCTTCGTGCAGGATCTTGACGCTTTCGAAAGCGACGATCGGCGTGACGCCGGCCGGCTTTGCGATGACCGAGTTACCCGCGACGAGGGCCGCAGCGACCTGGCCGGTGAAGATCGCCAGCGGGAAGTTCCACGGGCTGATGCAGACGATCGGGCCGAGCGGGGCGTGCGAGGGGCCGAGCGTGCGACGGGCCTGCTCGGCGTAATAGCGAAGGAAGTCGATCGCTTCACGCACTTCGCCGATCGAATTCGCCGCCGACTTGCCGGCTTCCCGCATGATCACGCCCATCAGCGTTTCGATGCGCGACTGCATGATATCGGCTGCGCGATCGAGGCAGGCTGCGCGGTCGGCCGGGGAGACCTGGGCCCATTCGGTGGCGCCGATCGCCGCAAGCTTGGCGATCTTCGCAACGGCTGCCGGTTCGACCTCGGTCACCTCCCCGACGGCATCGCCGTGATCGGCGGGGTTCAGGATCGGGCGCGTCACACCCTGCGTGTCGCCGTCTGCCAGAAGCGGCAAGGCATGCCAGGTCATCGTGACGGTCTTCGACAGGTTGCCGCCCAGGCGCGCCAGTTCCGCCTCGTTTGCCAGATCGATACCGGCGGAATTACGACGTTCCGCGCCGTAGAGATCGTCGGGCAGGGAGATCAGATCATGCGGCTTGCCGGGCGGCGTCATCGCCTCGACGAGGTCGACTGGATCCGCCGTCAGGTCGTCGACCGAGACCTTCGGGTCGGAAATGCGGTTGACGAAGGAGGAGTTTGCGCCGT encodes the following:
- a CDS encoding ABC transporter ATP-binding protein, which gives rise to MSALSVTNLSVTFQGRDKGFTALRDVSFDVGAGETFGLIGPSGCGKTTVLRAVAGLNTNWQGSIAVSGEPLQPGRKITGALRASIQMVFQDPYSSLHPRHRISRILGEPLSLRGERDVEGQVRTALERVGLPATVTGRYPHQLSGGQRQRVAIARALLLKPKLLLLDEPTSALDVSVQAGILNLLNDLKASEGMTFVLVSHDPGVVAHMCDRAVIMDAGRIARSMDRAQIAASWSDAVAIAG
- the putA gene encoding trifunctional transcriptional regulator/proline dehydrogenase/L-glutamate gamma-semialdehyde dehydrogenase — encoded protein: MLKDVADNASGSNPNSPFAQFAPPIREQSELRKAITAAYRRPETECLPPLVAAAKVPDDLKTTIRGTARKLIEALRAKHKGTGVEGLVQEYSLSSQEGVALMCLAEALLRIPDTATRDALIRDKISEGDWKSHVGGGRSLFVNAATWGLVVTGKLTSTVNDRSLAAALTRLIARCGEPVIRRGVDMAMRMMGEQFVTGETIDEALKRARPLESRGFRYSYDMLGEAATTAKDAERYYRDYENAINAIGKAAAGRGIYEGPGISIKLSALHPRYVRAQSKRVMEELLPRVQKLALLARTYDIGLNIDAEEADRLELSLDLLEELSFDPALKGWNGLGFVVQGYGKRCPFVIDYIIDLSRRSGRRMMVRLVKGAYWDAEIKRSQLDGLSDFPVYTRKIHTDVAYVACARKLLAATDAVFPQFATHNAQTLATIYHLAGNDFQVGKYEFQCLHGMGEPLYDEVVGKDKLDRPCRIYAPVGTHETLLAYLVRRLLENGANSSFVNRISDPKVSVDDLTADPVDLVEAMTPPGKPHDLISLPDDLYGAERRNSAGIDLANEAELARLGGNLSKTVTMTWHALPLLADGDTQGVTRPILNPADHGDAVGEVTEVEPAAVAKIAKLAAIGATEWAQVSPADRAACLDRAADIMQSRIETLMGVIMREAGKSAANSIGEVREAIDFLRYYAEQARRTLGPSHAPLGPIVCISPWNFPLAIFTGQVAAALVAGNSVIAKPAGVTPIVAFESVKILHEAGIPRHALQFTPGDGPLGAALIDAPETAGVMFTGSTGVARLIQAQLANRLSNSGKPIPLIAETGGQNGMIVDSSALAEQVVGDVIASAFDSAGQRCSALRVLCLQDDIADRTLTMLKGALQELSIGRTDRLSVDVGPVITAAAKAGIDGHIEKMKALGCKVEQLPLPETANLGTFVPPTIIELKKLSDLEKEVFGPVLHIIRYRRADLDRLIDDINGSGYGLTFGLHTRLDETIAHVTSRVQAGNLYVNRNIIGAVVGVQPFGGRGLSGTGPKAGGPLYIGRLVQKAPVPPQHSSVHTDPALADFAVWLSGKGKTDDAEAARELGSLSAVGLQKELVGPVGERNLYALHPRGRVLLAPSSERGLYRQIAAGLATGNQLVIDEASGLCQVLKDLPASVAHRISWTSDWNKDGPFASALVEGDAERILKINKAIAALDGPLVLVQSATTAEIENDVEAYCLNWLVEEVSTSINTAAAGGNASLMTIG
- a CDS encoding ABC transporter ATP-binding protein, which codes for MTDPLLQVEDLSISFPSANGPVRIVDGVSFSVGREVVALVGESGSGKSMTGRAIMGLLPSRAQVAAARLSFDSQDLTALPEKGWNSLRGSGMGLILQDPKYSLNPAHRIGRQVEEALLLHTKLSAAERRERALDMLDKVGLPDVGRIYSSYPAVLSGGMGQRVMIAAMLINRPKLLIADEPTSALDRGLQDQILTLLRSLSEELGMGLLLISHDLQQVSRYADRVMVMRRGKIDEQMVSADLANAKSDYTRALWAARPSAATYGTRLPVYGEQP